Genomic segment of Nostoc sp. UHCC 0302:
CATAGCAGTTTTTATATTGGATTATATGGGTCTAACTGGGTCGATTTCATGGAAAATTCTTATGAATTGGTGGCTGAGTTAATGACACTAGCTCCTAATAAGCGTAAGTATTATCAACAAGGAGAAAGGGCTATGAGGCTTATTTTATCTGCATTCTAGCCCTTTTTGTCCCCCCTCAAGACCAGACATTCACGGTTAGCAAGCTTAGTTTTAACGGTTGCAAAGTGTGACATTTTATTTTCTAGTATGTTGTTGAGTTTGTAGGCTGACTCGAACAGTAGTAACAGAACCATTTGTCACGGTTTCTACTATTTCACCTCCAAATTGCGTAGCTACTAATGGTAGATACAAATTGATGTAATGTTGTCGCAATTTTGAGATAAACTGTGTGCCTAAGCCAACACCTGAAAAGGCTTGTCCATTGTGTCGGTCGTAATCAGAAATTAAACATTCATAATCTGTACCGTTGAACCAAAATCCTAAATCATTGCTGACACGACTAATCTGCTCACGAGGTACAACTATGTGAGCAACTTCCTCTCTTTTGTCTCCTCGCCAACCATACAAATTAACTGGAGAAGAGTGGATTTGGGGATAAAAGCCCAAGTGTCGAAGGGCTTCAACTAAACAGGATTGGTCTTTAAACTGGACTGCAATTTTAGAAAAATGTGACATGGAATTTTGCTCATAATAGTAAAAGTGCGATATTCTTTTTGAAGTGAATATGGCACTTTTAATCATCAAATTCATTAGTCTTGAGCGAATACACTCTCGCCCAAGACTATTTTTTTACCGGAACTTGAACGACATGACGGTAGCTTTTGACAAGCCTACGTCGCCAGTTGCTAACTGTTGGAGATTACGTTGTTCATCTAACAACTTGGTGCGGATAGAATCCATCTTCTGCTGCAACTGACTGCGCGTATCTGAACCTAGATTCTTGGACTCAATCGCCGGATCATTCACAATTGAATCCAAGTGCGCCATCATCGCCTCCAAGCTGCTGCCAGCAAGAGGATCAGCGTTTGCCAGTAACACCTGAACCTTCATCAGATGCCGTTGCATTTTTTTCTTAAAGAGAACCGGTTTCCTTCCTGGTTCCCAATCAGCCAACTCTTCGAGTAATTGAGCAGCAAGTTGTTCACCACCAGCGAGGGCTGATTCACGTAACCGCTGCTCTAGATTTTGGTCATACTGTTGGATGAACTTGGTAATCTGGTCTAGACATTCGGCTTGCTGCTGGTTCAGTTGCTCAGACAGTGCTGGGATAATCACTGGACGACCTATGATTACTTGTAAGTAGTCTTC
This window contains:
- a CDS encoding DUF1257 domain-containing protein, translated to MSHFSKIAVQFKDQSCLVEALRHLGFYPQIHSSPVNLYGWRGDKREEVAHIVVPREQISRVSNDLGFWFNGTDYECLISDYDRHNGQAFSGVGLGTQFISKLRQHYINLYLPLVATQFGGEIVETVTNGSVTTVRVSLQTQQHTRK